A single region of the Halobacterium wangiae genome encodes:
- a CDS encoding PaaI family thioesterase — protein MTAFDADDAQAFIQSYVDDHGFLSFLDLQVEDVEEGEMTMRVPYHEKLANHGAGRGNVHGGIAATIIDTAGGLAVRTSLDDPVEAGVATIDLNVSYLRPARGDLVAEAEVVRVGSTVGVAEVEVTAEDDDGDEKEVAVGRGSFRVFRSD, from the coding sequence ATGACGGCGTTCGACGCGGACGACGCGCAGGCGTTCATCCAGTCCTACGTTGACGACCACGGGTTCCTCTCCTTCCTCGACCTCCAGGTGGAGGACGTCGAGGAGGGCGAGATGACGATGCGCGTCCCGTACCACGAGAAACTCGCGAACCACGGCGCTGGACGCGGCAACGTCCACGGCGGTATCGCCGCGACCATCATCGACACCGCGGGCGGACTCGCCGTGCGCACGTCCCTCGACGACCCGGTCGAAGCCGGCGTCGCGACCATCGACCTCAACGTCTCGTACCTGCGGCCGGCCCGGGGCGACCTCGTCGCGGAGGCCGAGGTGGTGCGTGTCGGCTCTACGGTCGGCGTCGCCGAGGTCGAGGTCACGGCCGAGGACGACGACGGTGACGAGAAGGAGGTCGCCGTCGGGCGCGGGTCGTTCCGCGTGTTCCGGTCGGACTGA
- a CDS encoding DUF5694 domain-containing protein, which translates to MTPTAPRNDWPEPTPEQTRVLLLGTSHLDSPRVAGVLGDDRQREFEALTDRLADWEPDTVAVERSHRHQDHVDALYTDYRTGERAFDEQYTIESPRMGMDDPEVTCQSEVVQIGFRLAAHLDHDRVHAVDSMMDMAAHLDRDVDDEWFEEQVDAAVESLPEFLVPDYADHVEKWDNASVTEFLAWYNREEHLRTNDRTHFAGAFGGPEDRYVGSRLLTGWYERNLKTAENLRRVAGGTDTDRVVLVVGQGHVHVLRHLLDNVPLLCPVSPVPVLED; encoded by the coding sequence GTGACACCGACGGCCCCGCGGAACGATTGGCCGGAACCGACACCCGAGCAGACTCGCGTGCTGCTGCTCGGCACCAGCCACCTCGACAGTCCACGGGTCGCAGGCGTGCTCGGCGACGACCGACAGCGCGAGTTCGAGGCGCTGACCGACCGCCTCGCGGACTGGGAGCCAGACACCGTCGCCGTCGAGCGCTCCCACCGCCATCAGGACCACGTCGACGCGCTGTACACCGACTACCGGACAGGCGAGCGTGCATTCGACGAACAGTACACCATCGAGTCGCCACGGATGGGAATGGACGACCCCGAGGTGACCTGCCAGAGTGAAGTGGTCCAGATCGGATTCCGTCTCGCCGCCCATCTCGACCACGATCGGGTCCACGCCGTCGACTCCATGATGGACATGGCGGCGCACCTCGACCGTGACGTCGACGACGAGTGGTTCGAGGAACAGGTCGACGCGGCGGTCGAATCCCTCCCGGAATTCCTCGTCCCCGATTACGCAGACCACGTAGAGAAGTGGGACAACGCGTCGGTCACTGAGTTCCTCGCGTGGTACAACCGCGAGGAGCACCTCCGGACGAACGATCGCACGCACTTCGCCGGGGCATTCGGCGGTCCCGAGGACCGCTACGTCGGGTCGCGACTCCTCACAGGCTGGTACGAGCGCAACCTCAAGACCGCCGAGAACCTCCGCCGCGTCGCCGGTGGGACCGACACCGACCGGGTAGTCCTTGTCGTCGGCCAGGGCCACGTCCACGTTCTCCGTCACCTGCTCGACAACGTCCCGCTGCTCTGTCCGGTCAGTCCAGTTCCGGTCCTCGAGGACTGA
- a CDS encoding cryptochrome/photolyase family protein, whose product MQLFWHRRDLRTADNVGLAAAADAGDVVPVFCFDDVVLEHAAPSRVAFMLDALAALRDRYRELGGDLLVRHGDPSAVIPDLAREFGADHVVWNHDYSGLAHERDEAVRAALDEQATTHEQFHDAVLHEPGAIRTNAGDPYSVYTYFWKKWRDREKDDPAPEPEAGTIADVAGDSLPDADALGFADPDAELPAAGTAAARERLEAFCERDVFRYEDARDYPAEGATSRLSADLKFGTLGVRELYERTEAALAEADGEDERESVREFQGQLAWREFYAQVLQFNPDVVTENFKEYEQPIEWRDDPAELRAWKAGETGYPIVDAGMRQLRTEAYVHNRVRMIVAAFLTKDLLVDWREGYAHFREHLVDHDTANDNGGWQWAASTGTDAQPYFRVFNPTTQGERYDPDAAYITEYVPELRDVPAAKIHAWADLSPEERADVAPDYPDPIVDHAERREEAIATFERARGDAE is encoded by the coding sequence ATGCAACTGTTCTGGCACCGACGGGACCTCCGCACAGCGGACAACGTGGGGCTCGCGGCGGCCGCCGACGCGGGCGACGTCGTCCCTGTCTTCTGTTTCGACGACGTCGTCCTGGAACACGCCGCGCCATCCCGGGTAGCGTTCATGCTCGACGCGCTCGCCGCGCTCCGCGATCGCTACCGGGAACTCGGCGGCGACCTGCTCGTGCGCCACGGCGACCCCTCCGCGGTGATTCCGGACCTCGCCCGCGAGTTCGGCGCCGACCACGTCGTCTGGAACCACGACTACTCGGGGCTGGCCCACGAGCGCGACGAGGCGGTGCGCGCGGCCCTCGACGAGCAGGCCACCACCCACGAGCAGTTCCACGACGCCGTCCTCCACGAACCCGGCGCGATCCGCACGAACGCGGGCGACCCGTACTCAGTCTACACGTACTTCTGGAAGAAGTGGCGCGACCGGGAGAAAGACGACCCCGCACCGGAGCCCGAGGCAGGAACCATCGCCGACGTGGCGGGCGATTCGCTCCCCGACGCCGACGCCCTCGGCTTCGCGGACCCGGACGCCGAGCTTCCTGCGGCCGGGACGGCCGCGGCACGCGAGCGCCTCGAGGCGTTCTGCGAACGCGACGTCTTCCGGTACGAGGACGCGCGGGACTACCCCGCCGAGGGCGCGACCTCCCGGCTGTCGGCGGACCTGAAGTTCGGCACGCTCGGCGTCCGCGAACTGTACGAGCGGACCGAGGCGGCGCTGGCCGAGGCGGACGGCGAGGACGAACGCGAGAGCGTCCGAGAGTTCCAGGGCCAACTCGCCTGGCGGGAGTTCTACGCGCAGGTACTGCAGTTCAATCCAGACGTCGTGACGGAGAACTTCAAAGAGTACGAGCAGCCCATCGAGTGGCGCGACGACCCCGCGGAACTCCGCGCGTGGAAGGCCGGCGAGACGGGCTACCCCATCGTGGACGCCGGGATGCGACAGCTCCGGACGGAGGCCTACGTGCACAACCGCGTGCGGATGATCGTCGCGGCGTTCCTCACGAAGGACCTGCTGGTGGACTGGCGCGAGGGGTACGCCCACTTCCGCGAGCACCTCGTCGACCACGACACCGCCAACGACAACGGCGGCTGGCAGTGGGCTGCCTCGACGGGCACCGACGCCCAGCCGTACTTCCGGGTGTTCAACCCGACGACGCAGGGCGAGCGCTACGACCCGGACGCGGCGTACATCACGGAGTACGTCCCCGAGTTGCGCGACGTTCCCGCGGCGAAGATTCACGCGTGGGCCGACCTCTCGCCCGAGGAGCGGGCGGACGTAGCGCCCGACTACCCGGACCCCATCGTCGACCACGCGGAGCGCCGGGAGGAAGCCATCGCGACGTTCGAGCGGGCCCGCGGCGACGCCGAATGA
- a CDS encoding long-chain-fatty-acid--CoA ligase yields MTNLVTNVESVVADYPEEPALVFRDQTVSYREFWAQTGQFAAALREHGAEPGDRVAVYLPNLPQFVVAFHGALRAGCVVVPMNPQYKSREIGHLLEDSGASTVIALADLVPFVQQVRADTDVEQVVTVGGEADVGTPFREFLTGGDDSVAERADDDVAVQPYTSGTTGQPKGVELTHHNLASNAQQSVDIIPDGIAPGDRQLGVLPLFHIYGMTVVMNATLFGGGAYYPLPQWDAQEAMSLVEDAELTLMHGVPAMYNDVINQPNAEEFDLSSLRLCGVGGSGIPVEVLRRFEELYPVKIYEGYGLTETSPVTHFNSPKWGRRVGSIGKPLEGVDARIVTGDFEDVDPVEEGPLDEDEVDIDEVSGELVVSGPNVMRGYSGLPEANREAFSERDGQRWFHTGDLGYHDEDGYFYVVDRKKHMINTAGYNVYPREVEELLFEHEAVADVAIVGIHDDRRGETVKAFVVTTPDADVTGDELKQFCLERLAEYKHPREVEFVEELPRTTTGKVKKFELVGEA; encoded by the coding sequence ATGACGAACCTCGTCACGAACGTCGAGTCAGTCGTCGCAGACTACCCCGAGGAACCGGCGCTGGTCTTCCGGGACCAGACCGTCTCCTACCGGGAGTTCTGGGCTCAGACCGGCCAGTTCGCGGCGGCGCTCCGCGAACACGGCGCCGAACCCGGGGACAGGGTCGCAGTCTACCTGCCGAACCTCCCGCAGTTCGTCGTCGCGTTCCACGGCGCGCTCCGGGCGGGGTGTGTGGTGGTGCCGATGAACCCGCAGTACAAGAGCCGCGAGATCGGTCACCTGCTGGAGGACTCCGGGGCGAGCACCGTGATTGCGCTCGCGGACCTCGTCCCGTTCGTCCAGCAGGTACGCGCGGACACCGACGTCGAGCAGGTCGTCACGGTCGGCGGGGAGGCCGACGTGGGGACCCCGTTCCGGGAGTTCCTCACCGGCGGCGACGACAGCGTCGCCGAGCGCGCGGACGACGACGTCGCGGTCCAGCCGTACACCTCGGGGACGACCGGCCAGCCGAAGGGCGTCGAACTCACCCACCACAACCTCGCGTCGAACGCCCAGCAGTCCGTCGACATCATCCCGGACGGCATCGCCCCGGGCGACAGACAGCTCGGCGTGCTGCCGCTGTTCCACATCTACGGGATGACCGTGGTGATGAACGCGACGCTGTTCGGCGGCGGCGCGTACTACCCGCTCCCCCAGTGGGACGCACAGGAGGCGATGTCGCTCGTTGAGGACGCCGAACTCACGCTGATGCACGGCGTCCCCGCGATGTACAACGACGTCATCAACCAGCCGAACGCCGAGGAGTTCGACCTCTCCTCGCTGCGGCTCTGTGGCGTCGGCGGGTCCGGCATCCCAGTCGAGGTGCTCCGGCGCTTCGAGGAGCTCTACCCCGTGAAGATCTACGAGGGGTACGGACTCACGGAGACCAGCCCGGTCACGCACTTCAACAGCCCGAAGTGGGGCCGACGCGTCGGCTCGATCGGGAAACCGCTGGAGGGAGTCGACGCCCGAATCGTCACCGGCGACTTCGAGGACGTGGACCCGGTCGAGGAAGGACCGCTCGACGAGGACGAAGTGGACATCGACGAGGTCTCGGGTGAACTCGTCGTCTCGGGGCCAAACGTGATGCGCGGGTACTCGGGCCTCCCGGAAGCCAACCGTGAGGCGTTCTCCGAGCGCGACGGCCAGCGCTGGTTCCACACGGGTGACCTCGGTTACCACGACGAGGACGGCTACTTCTACGTCGTCGACCGGAAGAAGCACATGATCAACACGGCGGGCTACAACGTCTACCCCCGCGAGGTAGAGGAACTGCTCTTCGAGCACGAGGCGGTCGCCGACGTCGCGATCGTCGGCATCCACGACGACCGGCGCGGCGAGACGGTGAAGGCGTTCGTCGTGACGACCCCGGACGCAGACGTCACCGGGGACGAACTGAAGCAGTTCTGCCTGGAACGCCTCGCGGAGTACAAACACCCCCGCGAGGTGGAGTTCGTCGAGGAGCTACCGCGGACGACCACGGGGAAGGTCAAGAAGTTCGAACTGGTCGGGGAAGCGTGA
- a CDS encoding alkaline phosphatase D family protein, translating to MPSRRRLLESLGLAAGSVLVPPTVDASPTDRSAATGPPDREAFPQGVASGDPTPSGAVVWTRLSPTAHSDGDPVSLTVARDEAFQFPVGFYDVGTASADRDYTVKADLDDRLNADRTYWYRFEHDGRVSPAGRLRTLPEPDASPDSVSLALCTCQDYRNGYYGAYHHVADDDVDFLLHLGDFVYEHGGPSEYAGRDIDLPSGNAIASSLADFRHLHRTYRTDRALQAAFEAHTAIATWDDHEIVNDRFYSYRDDRPYAGDGAHPRNDDEAFMRSLFAAGIRAWWEYTPARVRYDPDADVVDSLGLYRSFRFGDLLDLVVTDERLFRSAPPDGELPTPLATSVADQPSGPDGTPTVLGERQRSWFADEVGSSDATWTAWANEIVHMDLDVDVRGAAAYSADSWAGYEEERASVARDLAAAENAVALTGDLHSCAVGHLHPTYDDDSEPVGVEFVVPAVSSPNLQETLDLPATDLAAELVGRAARQENPHVSFFDSHHWGYATVEFTPEEATYTAYAVPKSVSASDAPRERLTEYRVPAGRDVLQRRD from the coding sequence ATGCCCAGCCGTCGCCGACTCCTCGAATCGCTGGGTCTCGCCGCCGGTAGTGTGCTCGTTCCACCGACGGTCGACGCGTCGCCGACTGACCGCAGTGCTGCTACCGGGCCGCCGGACCGCGAGGCGTTCCCGCAGGGCGTCGCGAGCGGCGACCCGACGCCCTCCGGCGCCGTCGTCTGGACGCGCCTCAGTCCGACCGCCCACAGCGACGGCGACCCGGTGTCGCTGACGGTCGCCCGCGACGAGGCCTTCCAGTTCCCCGTCGGGTTCTACGACGTCGGCACCGCGAGCGCGGACCGCGACTACACCGTGAAAGCCGACCTCGACGACCGACTGAACGCTGACCGGACGTACTGGTACCGGTTCGAGCACGACGGCCGCGTCTCGCCGGCCGGCCGTCTGCGGACACTGCCGGAACCGGACGCGTCGCCCGACAGCGTCTCGTTGGCGCTCTGTACGTGTCAGGATTACCGGAACGGCTACTACGGCGCGTACCACCACGTCGCCGACGACGACGTGGACTTCCTCCTCCACCTCGGCGACTTCGTCTACGAGCACGGCGGGCCGTCCGAGTACGCCGGCCGCGACATCGACCTGCCGAGCGGGAACGCGATCGCGAGCAGTCTCGCGGACTTCCGGCACCTCCACCGCACCTACCGCACGGACCGCGCCCTACAGGCAGCGTTCGAAGCGCACACGGCCATCGCCACGTGGGACGACCACGAGATCGTCAACGACCGGTTCTACAGCTACCGGGACGACCGACCGTACGCCGGCGACGGTGCACACCCGCGCAACGACGACGAGGCGTTCATGCGGTCGCTGTTCGCGGCCGGCATCAGGGCGTGGTGGGAGTACACGCCGGCCCGTGTCCGCTACGACCCGGACGCCGACGTGGTGGACTCCCTGGGGCTCTACCGGTCGTTCCGGTTCGGCGACCTCCTCGACCTCGTGGTGACAGACGAGCGCCTGTTCCGGTCCGCACCGCCCGACGGCGAACTGCCGACGCCGCTCGCGACGTCGGTAGCCGACCAGCCGAGCGGCCCGGACGGCACGCCGACCGTGCTGGGCGAGCGCCAGCGGTCGTGGTTCGCCGACGAGGTCGGTAGCTCGGACGCGACCTGGACCGCGTGGGCGAACGAGATCGTCCACATGGACCTCGACGTCGACGTCCGCGGCGCGGCGGCGTACAGCGCGGACTCGTGGGCGGGCTACGAGGAGGAGCGCGCGTCGGTCGCCCGCGACCTCGCGGCCGCCGAGAACGCGGTCGCGCTCACCGGCGACCTGCACTCCTGTGCCGTGGGCCACCTCCACCCGACCTACGACGACGACTCGGAACCGGTCGGCGTGGAGTTCGTGGTGCCGGCGGTGTCGAGTCCGAACCTCCAGGAGACGCTGGACCTGCCGGCCACCGACCTGGCGGCCGAGCTGGTCGGACGGGCCGCCCGCCAGGAGAACCCCCACGTGTCGTTCTTCGACAGCCACCACTGGGGGTACGCGACCGTCGAGTTCACCCCCGAGGAAGCGACCTACACGGCCTACGCTGTCCCCAAGTCCGTGTCCGCGAGTGACGCCCCCCGCGAGCGCCTGACCGAGTACCGGGTACCGGCCGGCCGCGACGTCCTCCAGCGCCGCGATTGA
- a CDS encoding DUF7522 family protein: MTGKDTQPPSDLSEAKSALVDAIRGRLGDNLRDVWVLDERTQEPLYLRPDVADRVSDIDVEKFLDNERYGFVTRQTYNLLHYSEFRYTHRGFDTWELFRTFVVGESTQVGVVVGVDPDGDCCDFGALTDVIWELGETYGAASLAPVATE, encoded by the coding sequence ATGACAGGCAAGGACACGCAGCCCCCGTCGGACCTCAGTGAGGCCAAGTCGGCGCTCGTGGACGCGATCCGAGGACGACTCGGCGACAACCTCCGTGACGTCTGGGTGCTCGACGAACGCACGCAGGAGCCGCTGTACCTCCGGCCGGACGTGGCCGACCGCGTCTCAGACATCGACGTCGAGAAGTTCCTCGACAACGAGCGGTACGGGTTCGTCACCCGCCAGACGTACAACCTGCTCCACTACTCGGAGTTCCGCTACACCCACCGCGGCTTCGACACGTGGGAACTGTTCCGTACGTTCGTCGTCGGTGAGTCGACGCAGGTGGGCGTCGTCGTGGGCGTGGACCCGGACGGCGACTGCTGCGACTTCGGCGCGCTGACCGACGTCATCTGGGAACTCGGCGAGACGTACGGCGCCGCGTCGCTCGCACCGGTCGCTACTGAGTGA
- a CDS encoding MFS transporter: MKSWRSVGLVTGWQLTASLAFYAIFAATAFVRDTFGVSRAMTGVTITAIMLGYTVLLFGAGAAVDGYGEHPVMVVGLLGMAVGAAGVAYASTFPLLLGALVVLGLAYASAMPATNRAIVVASPEGRRNLAMNVKQVGVTAGSGLAAVLVTGIAATRFGWRAGFLVVAGIAVAVAAAFAVGYEGTTGSETLELPDVRGLLDDGAYRGLVAAGFFLGAAVFTTTGYVVLHLTESVRVAAGFAGAVLATVQVTGSAGRLVGGELADRIGGPPVRGPALVLTAQAALSAACFLVIVVADAPLAAAAAFALLGLFILGFPGVYYATMTAIVDDDEVGAATAGGQTSLNLGGLSAPPLFGLVVDSFGYDLAWTLVAIVALVAAVVLWTQVSRG, translated from the coding sequence ATGAAGTCGTGGCGGAGCGTCGGACTCGTGACGGGCTGGCAGCTCACCGCGAGTCTCGCGTTCTACGCCATCTTCGCGGCGACCGCGTTCGTCCGCGACACGTTCGGCGTCTCCCGGGCGATGACCGGCGTCACCATCACTGCGATCATGCTCGGCTACACCGTGTTGCTGTTCGGTGCGGGGGCGGCCGTCGACGGGTACGGCGAACACCCGGTGATGGTCGTCGGCCTGCTCGGGATGGCCGTCGGCGCGGCGGGCGTCGCGTACGCCTCGACGTTCCCACTACTGCTCGGTGCGCTCGTCGTACTCGGCCTCGCGTACGCCAGCGCGATGCCGGCGACCAACCGCGCGATCGTCGTGGCGTCGCCCGAGGGCCGTCGCAACCTCGCGATGAACGTCAAGCAGGTCGGCGTCACCGCCGGCTCCGGACTCGCCGCGGTGCTCGTCACGGGGATCGCGGCGACCCGGTTCGGCTGGCGCGCCGGCTTCCTCGTCGTCGCCGGCATCGCCGTCGCCGTCGCCGCGGCGTTCGCCGTCGGCTACGAGGGCACGACGGGGTCGGAGACGCTCGAACTCCCGGACGTCCGCGGGTTGCTCGACGACGGCGCCTACCGCGGCCTCGTCGCCGCCGGCTTCTTCCTCGGCGCCGCAGTGTTCACGACGACCGGGTACGTCGTCCTCCACCTCACGGAGTCGGTCCGCGTCGCGGCCGGGTTCGCGGGTGCCGTCCTCGCGACTGTCCAGGTGACGGGGAGCGCCGGCCGCCTCGTCGGCGGCGAACTCGCCGACCGCATCGGCGGTCCACCGGTCCGCGGGCCGGCGCTCGTCCTGACCGCCCAGGCCGCACTCTCGGCGGCGTGCTTCCTCGTCATCGTCGTCGCCGACGCTCCGCTGGCTGCCGCCGCGGCGTTCGCGCTGCTCGGCCTGTTCATCCTCGGATTCCCCGGCGTCTACTACGCGACGATGACGGCCATCGTCGACGACGACGAGGTCGGTGCGGCGACCGCCGGCGGACAGACCTCGCTCAACCTCGGTGGACTCTCCGCACCGCCCCTGTTCGGCCTCGTGGTCGACTCGTTCGGCTACGACCTGGCGTGGACGCTCGTCGCGATCGTCGCCCTCGTCGCCGCCGTCGTCCTGTGGACGCAGGTCTCGCGCGGCTGA
- the sod gene encoding superoxide dismutase, whose translation MSQHELPPLPYDYDALEPHLSEQVLTWHHDTHHQGYVNGLNSAEETLAENRESGEYGSTAGALSSVTHNGCGHYLHTMFWENMSPNGGGEPSGELADRIEEDFGSYEGWKGEFEAAASAAGGWALLVYDPVAKQLRNLAVDKHDQGALWGSHPILALDVWEHSYYYDYGPKRGDFVDAFFEVVDWDDVAENLEKTVSKHE comes from the coding sequence ATGAGTCAACACGAACTACCGCCGCTTCCCTACGACTACGACGCCCTCGAACCGCACCTCAGCGAACAGGTGCTCACGTGGCATCACGACACCCACCACCAGGGGTACGTCAACGGCCTCAACAGCGCCGAGGAGACGCTCGCGGAGAACCGCGAGTCCGGAGAGTACGGCAGCACGGCCGGCGCACTGAGCAGCGTCACCCACAACGGCTGTGGCCACTACCTCCACACGATGTTCTGGGAGAACATGAGCCCGAACGGCGGCGGCGAGCCGTCCGGTGAACTCGCCGACCGCATCGAGGAGGACTTCGGTTCCTACGAGGGCTGGAAGGGCGAGTTCGAGGCCGCAGCGTCCGCCGCCGGTGGCTGGGCGCTCCTCGTTTACGACCCGGTGGCCAAGCAGCTGCGTAACCTGGCCGTAGACAAGCACGACCAGGGCGCGCTCTGGGGCTCGCACCCGATCCTGGCGCTGGACGTCTGGGAGCACTCCTACTACTACGACTACGGCCCGAAGCGCGGCGACTTCGTCGACGCCTTCTTCGAGGTCGTCGACTGGGACGACGTCGCCGAGAACCTCGAGAAGACCGTCTCGAAACACGAGTAG